The following proteins come from a genomic window of Pyxidicoccus sp. MSG2:
- a CDS encoding isopenicillin N synthase family dioxygenase — MSSTARRIPIVDLSHYRTGTARERARFVQVFGDGLKEFGFVTVEGHGVDDGLIRRTYSDVERFFGLPEAVKARYADTERGGQRGYIGYGQEHAKNRKVGDLKEFWHVGRELPKSHRYHDVYGANVWPEEVPTFREHTRSLFSALDGAAGVMLQALAEYFGVERDTFRDMATDGNSVLRLIHYPPLKERFIPGGVRAAEHEDINLITLLCEGTAGGLELLTRDGEWLPVDTLRGQIVVDSGDMLSRVTNNVIPATTHRVVNPRGTAEDTVRYSMPFFVHPYADCVLQPLPCTQTPDNPARHAPITADAFLKQRLREIGLLK; from the coding sequence ATGTCTTCCACCGCACGTCGCATCCCCATCGTCGACCTCTCCCACTACCGCACCGGCACGGCCCGGGAGCGCGCGCGCTTCGTGCAGGTGTTCGGCGATGGCCTCAAGGAGTTCGGGTTCGTCACCGTGGAGGGCCACGGCGTCGATGACGGGCTCATCCGCCGCACCTACTCGGACGTGGAGCGCTTCTTCGGCCTGCCCGAGGCGGTGAAGGCCCGCTACGCGGACACGGAGCGCGGGGGCCAGCGCGGCTACATCGGCTACGGCCAGGAGCACGCCAAGAATCGCAAGGTGGGTGACCTGAAGGAGTTCTGGCACGTGGGCCGCGAGCTGCCGAAGAGCCACCGCTACCACGACGTCTATGGCGCCAACGTGTGGCCGGAAGAGGTGCCCACCTTCCGCGAGCACACGCGGTCGCTCTTCTCCGCGCTGGATGGCGCGGCGGGGGTGATGCTCCAGGCGCTGGCCGAGTACTTCGGCGTGGAGCGCGACACGTTCCGCGACATGGCCACGGACGGCAACTCGGTGCTGCGGCTCATCCACTACCCGCCGCTGAAGGAGCGCTTCATCCCCGGTGGGGTGCGCGCCGCCGAGCACGAGGACATCAACCTCATCACCCTCCTCTGCGAGGGCACCGCGGGAGGCCTGGAGTTGCTCACGCGCGACGGCGAGTGGCTGCCGGTGGACACGCTGCGCGGGCAGATTGTCGTGGACTCGGGCGACATGCTCAGCCGCGTGACGAACAACGTCATCCCCGCCACCACGCACCGGGTGGTGAACCCGCGCGGCACGGCCGAGGACACGGTGCGCTACTCCATGCCCTTCTTCGTGCACCCGTACGCGGACTGTGTGCTCCAGCCGCTGCCGTGTACGCAGACGCCGGACAACCCGGCGCGCCATGCCCCCATCACCGCGGATGCGTTCCTCAAGCAGCGCCTGCGGGAAATCGGGTTGTTGAAGTAA
- a CDS encoding carbon-nitrogen hydrolase family protein: MDAPLPASHVELFAVQPRVALEDYASRESFTARHRALAARVDALRARDANGQPLHPALAVWPEMVGAALGLMGHLPRVRRCRTTNGAMTRMALAEWWAMWSTWRRLRPPTMEECLYAAVAPRVHRAMWETFSGIAKDFGLWVVAGSALLPTNRLGPDTPDFEPDGARTYNTSYTFSPEGHCVAVTRKVNLVPTQEDVLHLSPGRPEDLPVLQTPFGRLGTLVCYDGFREPHTAKEPYFVPCAQYLDALGVDVIAQPSANAWPWDAPWAFNDTGAGESQLRREQWFNEGLYTQLRSLTRVRYAVNPQLVGGFLDNTFEAPSLILERPAPGEVRVLAQSENPRDEDVLHVTVPLPARG; the protein is encoded by the coding sequence ATGGACGCTCCCCTGCCCGCCTCCCATGTCGAGCTGTTCGCCGTCCAGCCGCGCGTCGCGCTGGAGGACTACGCCTCTCGTGAGTCCTTCACCGCGCGCCACCGCGCACTGGCCGCGAGGGTGGATGCCTTGCGCGCGAGGGACGCCAACGGGCAGCCCCTCCACCCTGCCCTCGCGGTGTGGCCGGAGATGGTGGGCGCCGCGCTGGGACTGATGGGGCACCTGCCCCGCGTGCGTCGCTGCCGCACCACGAATGGCGCCATGACGCGCATGGCGCTCGCCGAGTGGTGGGCCATGTGGAGCACGTGGCGCCGCTTGCGGCCCCCGACGATGGAGGAGTGCCTCTACGCCGCGGTGGCGCCCCGCGTGCACCGCGCCATGTGGGAGACGTTCTCCGGAATCGCGAAGGACTTCGGCCTGTGGGTGGTGGCGGGCAGCGCGCTGCTACCGACCAACCGCCTGGGCCCGGACACGCCGGACTTCGAGCCGGACGGCGCGCGCACGTACAACACCAGCTACACCTTCTCGCCCGAAGGGCACTGCGTGGCGGTGACGCGCAAGGTGAACCTGGTGCCCACGCAGGAGGACGTGCTGCACCTCAGCCCGGGACGGCCCGAGGACCTGCCCGTGCTCCAGACGCCCTTCGGCCGGCTGGGAACGCTCGTCTGCTACGACGGCTTCCGCGAGCCCCACACCGCGAAGGAGCCGTACTTCGTCCCCTGCGCGCAGTACCTGGACGCGCTGGGGGTGGACGTCATCGCCCAGCCATCCGCCAACGCGTGGCCCTGGGATGCGCCCTGGGCCTTCAACGACACGGGCGCGGGAGAGTCCCAGCTCCGCCGCGAGCAGTGGTTCAACGAGGGGCTCTACACGCAGCTGCGCTCCCTCACCCGCGTGCGCTACGCCGTGAATCCGCAGCTCGTGGGCGGCTTCCTCGACAACACCTTCGAGGCGCCCTCGCTCATCCTCGAGCGGCCGGCGCCGGGCGAGGTGCGCGTGCTCGCCCAGTCCGAGAATCCCCGGGACGAGGACGTGCTCCACGTCACCGTGCCCCTGCCCGCGCGCGGTTAG
- the gatB gene encoding Asp-tRNA(Asn)/Glu-tRNA(Gln) amidotransferase subunit GatB, giving the protein MPVSDFQPVIGLEVHAQLLTQSKIFCGCSTAFGAEPNRNTCPVCLGMPGVLPVLNQRVVEFAVRTGLALECTVKKTSVWSRKNYFYPDLPKGYQITQYDLPICEYGRLVIDTPQGEKVIRVRRIHMEEDAGKNVHDAGGGQSLVDLNRAGVPLLEIVSEPDLRDADEAVEYLKALRDVLVYLGVNDGNLEEGSFRCDANVSVMPKGSSTYGQRCELKNLNSFRFVKQAVEYEISRQVDVIESGGKVSQETRLWDVNKGVTRSMRSKEEAHDYRYFPEPDLPPLHVSAADIDAAAKALPELPRAKLTRFMSQYGLPAYDARILTAERPLADFFEACAAHYADGKKLSNWFLGELMRLLKEEGTPLSALRFTPAQLAELLGAVDKGTVSANAGKDVLGEMFRTGKAPSDIIAEKGLAQVSDTGAIEAVVDDILAKNAGEVEKYRAGKKQVFGFFVGQVMKAMKGKGNPALVNDLLKKKLGD; this is encoded by the coding sequence ATGCCCGTGAGCGATTTCCAGCCCGTCATCGGCCTCGAGGTCCACGCGCAGCTCCTCACGCAGTCGAAGATTTTCTGCGGCTGCTCCACCGCGTTCGGCGCCGAGCCCAACCGCAACACCTGCCCGGTGTGCCTGGGCATGCCGGGCGTGCTGCCGGTGCTCAACCAGCGCGTGGTGGAGTTCGCCGTGCGCACCGGCCTCGCGCTGGAGTGCACCGTCAAGAAGACGAGCGTGTGGAGCCGGAAGAACTACTTCTATCCGGACCTGCCGAAGGGCTACCAGATTACGCAGTACGACCTGCCCATCTGCGAGTACGGCCGGCTCGTCATCGACACGCCGCAGGGTGAGAAGGTCATCCGCGTGCGCCGCATCCACATGGAGGAGGACGCGGGGAAGAACGTGCACGACGCGGGCGGAGGTCAGAGCCTGGTGGACTTGAATCGCGCGGGCGTGCCGCTGCTCGAAATCGTCAGCGAGCCGGACCTGCGCGATGCGGACGAGGCGGTGGAGTACCTCAAGGCGCTGCGCGACGTGCTCGTGTACCTGGGCGTCAACGACGGCAACCTCGAGGAGGGTAGCTTCCGCTGCGACGCCAACGTGTCGGTGATGCCGAAGGGCTCGTCCACCTACGGCCAGCGCTGCGAGCTGAAGAACCTCAACTCGTTCCGCTTCGTCAAGCAGGCGGTGGAGTACGAGATTTCGCGGCAGGTGGACGTCATCGAGTCCGGCGGGAAGGTGAGCCAGGAGACGCGCCTGTGGGACGTCAACAAGGGCGTCACCCGCTCCATGCGCAGCAAGGAGGAGGCGCACGACTACCGGTACTTCCCGGAGCCGGACCTGCCGCCGCTGCACGTGAGCGCCGCGGACATCGACGCCGCGGCGAAGGCGCTGCCGGAGTTGCCCCGCGCGAAGCTGACGCGCTTCATGAGCCAGTACGGGCTGCCCGCCTATGACGCGCGCATCCTCACCGCCGAGCGCCCGCTGGCGGACTTCTTCGAGGCCTGCGCTGCGCACTACGCGGACGGGAAGAAGCTCTCCAACTGGTTTCTCGGCGAGCTGATGCGCCTGCTGAAGGAGGAGGGCACGCCCCTGTCCGCGCTGCGCTTCACCCCGGCGCAACTGGCCGAACTGTTGGGCGCGGTGGACAAGGGCACGGTGTCCGCGAACGCGGGCAAGGACGTGCTCGGGGAGATGTTCCGCACCGGCAAGGCGCCCTCGGACATCATCGCGGAGAAGGGCCTGGCGCAGGTGAGCGACACGGGCGCGATTGAGGCGGTGGTGGACGACATCCTCGCGAAGAACGCGGGCGAGGTGGAGAAGTACCGCGCCGGCAAGAAGCAGGTGTTCGGCTTCTTCGTGGGACAGGTGATGAAGGCGATGAAGGGCAAGGGCAACCCCGCCCTCGTCAACGACTTGCTGAAGAAGAAGCTCGGCGACTAA
- the gatA gene encoding Asp-tRNA(Asn)/Glu-tRNA(Gln) amidotransferase subunit GatA, translating to MQLTDLTMLELAAKLAERAVSSEEATRACLERIRQVDPKVRAFLRVDEEGALVAARASDARRQAGSPASALDGVPLGLKDIFLTEGVETTAGSRILEGFVPPYDATVVRLLKDAGLPLVGKLNMDEFAMGSSNESSAYFPSHNPWDLARTPGGSSGGSAAAVAAREVFGALGTDTGGSIRQPAAFTNTVGLKPTYGRVSRYGVIAYASSLDQPGPMARTVADTAALLQLIARHDAQDSTSAAVETPDYQADLEAGVRGLKLGVPREYFIEGIDPEVEASIREALREYERLGATLVDVSLPHTKYALATYYLLASSEASSNLARYDGIRYGQRAKDARGLKDLYALTRERGFGPEVKRRIMLGTYALSAGYYDAYYLRAQKVRTLIREDFTKAFQQVDAVLSPTSPVPAFKLGEKVDDPLSMYLMDVFTLPCNLAGLPGLAVPCGFTKAGLPVGLQILGRPFDEARLLRIARAFEREHDFFRRPAPL from the coding sequence CGCGCGTGCCTGGAGCGCATCCGCCAGGTGGACCCGAAGGTGCGCGCCTTCCTGCGCGTGGACGAGGAGGGCGCCCTCGTCGCCGCCCGTGCCAGCGACGCTCGCCGCCAGGCCGGCAGTCCCGCCAGCGCCCTGGACGGCGTGCCGCTGGGGCTCAAGGACATCTTCCTCACGGAAGGGGTGGAGACCACCGCGGGCTCGCGCATCCTGGAGGGCTTCGTCCCGCCCTATGACGCCACGGTGGTGCGCCTCTTGAAGGACGCGGGCCTGCCGCTGGTGGGCAAGCTGAACATGGACGAGTTCGCGATGGGCTCGTCCAACGAGTCCAGCGCTTACTTCCCCAGCCACAACCCGTGGGACCTGGCGCGCACGCCGGGCGGCTCGTCGGGAGGCTCGGCCGCGGCGGTGGCGGCGCGCGAGGTGTTCGGCGCGCTGGGCACGGACACCGGTGGCTCCATCCGCCAGCCCGCGGCCTTCACCAACACCGTGGGCCTCAAGCCCACCTACGGCCGCGTGTCGCGCTATGGCGTCATCGCCTACGCCTCGTCGCTGGACCAGCCCGGCCCCATGGCACGCACGGTGGCGGACACGGCGGCGCTGCTGCAATTGATTGCACGGCACGACGCCCAGGACTCCACGTCGGCGGCCGTGGAGACGCCGGACTACCAGGCGGACCTGGAGGCCGGGGTGCGCGGCCTGAAGCTGGGCGTGCCGCGCGAGTACTTCATCGAAGGCATCGACCCGGAGGTGGAGGCCTCCATCCGTGAGGCCCTGCGCGAGTACGAGCGGCTGGGCGCGACGCTGGTGGACGTGTCGCTGCCCCACACGAAGTACGCGCTGGCCACGTACTACCTCCTCGCCTCGTCGGAGGCGTCCAGCAACCTGGCCCGCTATGACGGCATCCGCTACGGCCAGCGGGCGAAGGACGCGCGCGGGCTGAAGGACTTGTACGCGCTGACGCGCGAGCGGGGCTTCGGGCCGGAGGTGAAGCGCCGCATCATGCTGGGCACGTACGCGCTGTCCGCCGGCTACTACGACGCCTACTACCTGCGCGCGCAGAAGGTCCGCACCCTCATCCGCGAGGACTTCACGAAGGCGTTCCAGCAGGTGGACGCGGTGCTGTCGCCCACGTCTCCGGTGCCGGCCTTCAAGCTGGGCGAGAAGGTGGACGACCCGCTGTCCATGTACCTCATGGACGTCTTCACGCTGCCGTGCAACCTGGCGGGCCTGCCGGGCCTGGCCGTGCCGTGCGGCTTCACGAAGGCGGGCCTGCCGGTGGGCCTGCAGATTCTGGGGCGGCCGTTCGACGAGGCCCGCCTGCTGCGCATCGCCCGCGCCTTCGAGCGCGAGCACGACTTCTTCCGCCGCCCGGCGCCCCTGTAG